In Watersipora subatra unplaced genomic scaffold, tzWatSuba1.1 SCAFFOLD_184, whole genome shotgun sequence, the sequence taatattacagcttcatagaattttagtaatgggaggtagggacacgggtttgctgaaaaacctaaaaacaacaggcatcttttgcatcactttttaatctgcataacatctgtttgggctattaaaattgttttgcttattttggtagaaacctggtcaccgcatccaagcactatatccaccagatggaaaatggtacgaagcacagctggacgctttcttgaagggggtatgttgctgattaacggttagtttccacaagagcgtgccacattaataaaagttttatttcaaaaaatttataagaaataatattactataaaatctatgtttgaatgccatggcactgcattttttaacccttccaattatagtgacaaaaattgtcgattgtgcttcataatatatgttcaatctttattagcttcaactctatctaaaacctttttgttatagattttatttttccaacacgttaaaaaatagtactattcaaaaaacttaatgcattcctacttcgtgcattgctaatgctatgtgaagctatgatcccttcgaatctcaaaaaacaatgctctaccatgttccttactcttacaaaaactattactttgaccaccattggagtcactattggagctgctactttaattatatgtgtaatcactaaaatcttaatccgtcagtcatcaacaatcatcaataatgttatcaacataagtaattatctgttttcaattcagcatgtacttgcgaaagctataatagcactaaatatttcgaaaatcagaaagaacaaatgtttctttttatgttgaaaagtcctaaaaaaaaaatttaaaattgcttcgtgagtttagggtaattttacagggaaacttttagacaacactgtcaataccataaaaagtcttaaagactgttagttatgttgtcaacgaataataaaattaagttactacgcaattgccaggaaattcgcaacatgcacatatgccggtcgtccattgatttcgcctaaatgcgcatgcagcggtgaaagggttaataaaatattatgtaatctctaattgaatccccattcatttaaacgcccctctactagacctgtactataatagatgacggttaaagataaaATGCagccgttcaagtgaacgttacttcttttgaaaaaaacacataaaaaactatataacacacaaactaagctgtgattcagtgataacatatacactgggcgttgagcttgcaaaatgccatcgttaactgcttattctaatgctgtagcatgtgcaagaaattttagcctcaaatagtagtacagatttcatcatatttgctaaaccgttttttcatatatgccgaactatcaaggccgcttaaacaataaaattattatcagcctgatagagttattaattatttccacggtgctgctttcaaagctttaacgaaaacactgtaaagcttagaagttagaaaactcgcttcaatatgcattgacaaaagtattaattgctattgttgtaactgagtcattgttagtaaaaatttgtcaacatttttctatccatcctgtccaaaatcggatccaaagatcaaagaatgttgaagtcgcagtcagctggatgtggttgtcaattaaagggtgacactctagttttcaacacttctagaatagcactcaaatgaacatggccttcaaattaagattcaaccttatgtcaatttagctgtatttcagaatgttataatattggagttttgggtcaaggttgaaatagcaagcataactttgcaaatattgtcgcaacaagattttagttttaaataaggctcagctttcatatatttgcaaatcactaatgcatgaatttaaaaaaagaacccaagggtatatttctctttgtgtagtagcatctaatcaaaaatgcattgattttaaataagtgcagagtgacatacatggattatcaacaccgaagagtgattttcagacatcagattaaatgtgggtgatgctattataagtggctttaaactaacacaatgtactagggaaccaagcgtgattattttgctgtagctcaaatgcagtagaaaaaataaaggtgtctaacttttcaagtatttcagtcaaattcgttgcctacataaatgctgacactagtctttgtgttctgctgctgtcaggttacaaaacatagctctcctagtcagaggcatttaggtatctagagcaatctaggcattagtggtttcaatgaacacctgaacaatggtgtttaaccacattgcttgaccccataggtcaagtattagcctaattaatgactcaataaatagctacccagtcaggtcacactaatggtgcgtttacactggccgacaccgactccaatacccccgactcagacaggtacctccGACATTTCACGCATGGgtaccgacaccgactccccctTTACACAGCAACGATCGAACTATTTTTGTCGGTagcaacagccaatcacagcgcttcgccgttctgaccttcacccgacccCTCGAAGACGAGTACgaataaaaatcaacgcgcttgatgtgAAAAATTATACACCAGTACTAGACTACTACtgctgctcctactactactaccgctagaagcaactactgtatGCCGTATGGAgtcttccgatgacgatgaaattttgttgatggcaggCTCGGCTGCAGCagctctgacagtctgtatGATGGAGGAGGAAGAACAGGtttgtttgatatatttattttgttgttgtttgttggtagcagtagtactagttattagttaCTGTTTTGTGTGTGTACGCAAGTAGCTTTTTAGTGTACGTTTGCGTGTCACGACTGCTATCAACATACGTACCAGTCTAGTCTACtactatttatttaaataatattattacactcACTACTATAATATAACTGCTAATGGAAAAGGCGATCCTCCTACTATATATGCAAGAACGTCTGTTTATCACAACAGCTTATTACCAAAGACTGTTCGTGAATTTAAAAACTGTATATCACATcaacaataaacaattatttgctaatatggcaataaataacaatattatCTAGTGTTAACAACTGCTCAACATATGAGGCGTGCCGCTTGCCGCAACCGGCTCTAGTACGTTCTATGAAGAAGATGTAAGATGTAATGGTTTTCAATAGCTTAACTGAGGTCAATTTTCGGTGATGGCTGGTACCAAAGTTGTTGGTCAGAGTGTGAGTATGTTTAATGATGATATTATTCCGTCATTTAGTGGTCTCAATCTTCTCATGTGTTTTATGCAGAACCATTCAGATAGGCGGAAGAACCGTACATGGACAGGCCCCATCACAAGCTCAAGGCAAAATAATGGTGCTTATTATGCCACTGTGCCTCTACTGATACATGATGATGACGATAACGATGATGATGACAGTGGACTTCCATCAAATCGTGTTGGAACATTTAGAAATTATTTCCGAATGACACGGAAGCAATTTGATATGATATTAAAGAAGGTAGAACCCCTTATAGCCAAGGAGAACACTGCACTCCGAGTCAGCATAAGTGCTGAACAAAGACTGATGGTGACACTGAGGTATTTAGCGACTGGGACAAGTATGACACAACTCCATTATGATTGGTGTATATCTGTCGCCTCCCTGTCTGCAATCATACCTGAAACATGCCACGCCATTTACACATCTTTGTGCGCTGATTATCTCAGGACACCTACCACAGAGCAAGAATGGATTGAGATTTCCAGGCAACTAGAGGACAATTGGAACTTTCCTAATGCACTGGGTGGGTTCTGTGAAAATTCCAAATTATTCAAGCCAtgcgcacacatacacacatacaaactGTGTCCTTTTGTTGCAGGCGCTCTTGATGGGAAGCATATCATCATGACGAAGCCTTGGCATGCAGGGTCTGAATATCACAATTATAAAACACAGGAGTCAATAATACTCATGGCTATGTGTGATGCCAATTATTCGTGAGTGTaactaacaataaaactaaCTACTGCGTGTGTGCAATCTTTTGATACTTTTTCAAGCATGACAATCATGGTTGGACCACCCATCCATCTTGAACTCACCAGAACCAAACATTGCATGTTAATAGTTTAATACTTCAAGAGTATGGTGAGCAATATTTCAAGTGGTTAAATTTATGCTTTCAGATTCACTTATGTTGATGTTGGAGCACAAGGTAGAGCTTCAGATGGTGGTGTATTTGGGAGATCCACCTTGCAGCTGGGAATTGAAGGCAACACCCTAAACTTTCCCGCTGATCGATGTCCCCCCAATTTCAATCAGGCTCTACCACATGTCATCTTGGCGGATGAGGCATTCCAGCTACAAACCAATCTTATGCGACCTTATCCAAAACGCACTTTGAATCATGAGCGAAGGGTGTGTGTATGAATAGTCTTGTGATATATAATCACAATATatctatttgtaatataattatatatttattatataattaaatatatctattacAGATATTCAACTACAGACTCTCAAGACTGAGAAGATTGATCGAAAATTCTTTCGGTATTCTTTCAAATACTTGGCGAATTTTACTGCGCAGGATTGATCTGGAGCCAGAAAAGACAAAAACTTTAGTTTTGGCTTGTTGCATCTTGCACAACATCCTGAGGAAATCGAGAACACCACCACGAGGTGCACCACCTCAGACTCAAAATGATGAGACTCAAGATTATGGTGAACAGCTGCCAGGACTTGCCCCAATTGCTCTAAGGCCGACTGCAGCAGCAAGCCGAGTCCGTGATGAATATTGTCATTATTTTAACACTATAGGAGCTGTCTCTTGGCAGGAACGAATGGTGCCACAGCTTTAGGATTATAATATATTTGGCttatatagtacatgtagtataatgttataataatatacacaTAATAATAGTTATCATGTGTTCAAGGAACATgttcatgtttattttaatatccACTAagacatatatacacatattcaGATTTCTTGATTTTGGGGTGATGGGGCTGGGCCATGATTGAATGGGGGTGATTGGATTTGGGTTGTTTGTGCTGGGCCAGGATTGACTAGGGGTGATTGGATTTGAGCTGCAGGTGATTGGGCTGGGCCAGGATTGAATGGGGGTGATTGGATTTGGGTTGTTTGTGCTGGGCCAGGATTGAATAGGGGTGATTGGATTTGAGCTGCAGGTGATTGGGCTGGGCCAGGATTGAATGGGGGTGATTGGATTTGGGTTGTTTGTGCTGGGCCAGGATTGAATAGGGGTGATTGGATTTGAGCTGCAGGTGATTGGGCTGGGCCAGGATTGAATAGGGGTGATTGGATTTGGGTTGTTTGTGCTGGGCCAGGATTGAATAGGGGTGATTGGATTTGTGTTACATATGATTGGGCTGGGCCATGATTGAATTGGGTTGGAACAGGATTGTACTGGGATTGAGGCTGGGTGTAGGGTGATCGTTGAATATCTGCCATATTGAAAGCGATGTTGTGAAGGAGCTGTTGGATTTGTACCATGGCAGTTGACCTCTGAAATGGTGTTGGTAGTAAGTTTATCTGAGTCGCAACATTTGCTCCGAAATGTGAATAGTCATTAGTGGCCTTCTTCTTCTTTTCCTCCACCATCTCTCGGAATGTGGAGGTCATTTGCTCAGCAACAGCAGCGGTAGCAGAAGTAGGCTTGGACCTTTTCCGACCACTTCGTCCAGCTATAGTGGAAGCTGCAACAGATCCCACTGAGGTAGATGGTGGTGGTGCTGAGGTACTTGCTGTACTAAGCATGTCATCATTATCATCAGAGTCCTAAAAGGAAAAGACATTGATTTAGCAAAGCATGGATTCATTATCAGCGATTAATCACGCAAGAACCTTGACTCACTGAAAGCTGagcacatatatattaatattacagGAACATACTAGACTTACCGGCAGGTTATCCTCCACTACAGGCTCTGGCTGTGGTGCAATGGAAGATACTGTTTCCTGTATATCTACAGTGCTACTCAAAAATAAGAGGCGCTCATAGTATGGCCACGAAGGCGTATATACTTGAGCTGCTCCCGCGCCAGAGCGGCTGCTCTGCTGCACCATTTTGtacttctttacaaaatatgtCCTGATATTGGCATATTTAGCTTTCATTAGTTGTACTGTAAAATAAACAGAATGTAATATATAGTGACAGTGATAACAGTTGGTGAGTAGCCATGTAAAGCCTGACAGAACACATGGTGATATTGTTGCTATGTCCATGCCACATCTACACAACTTCATTATGAGGAAAGtgaataaacaaattttattaaatgcatAATCATTCAAGGAATGAATAAAATACCGAGCAATGAATGAATGAGGCAATGAAAGAATGATGAAAATCCAaacaaagaactgtacgtacagttctttcgtaattattaattaataatgaagcagattgaatggtgaatgtatattAGTGGTAGTAGTGTGGTGGACACCGGGCCAAtactttacacttcttgtaattatATGCTTGCATATATtttgtctgtaaatattttatcacacgcaatttatttctgtttgaaataatctagatcgtgccaagtgaAGACTGGCGAATTCCTTTACAGTAGTTCTATTAGTAgaaatagtagtagtattagtagtcgTACAACAGGCTAATCacttttaatcaatttaaataaaagttacAGCAACTTACCAGTCGAATTCATTGATTGGGCCAGCGAAACATAGGATTCTTGAGCCTTCGTGTGGGCTTCTGGAAGCCGGTGGTTCCAAATAAACCGTCTCGATTCTAGTTGCTCAATAAACAAGTCTGTATCTATTTGTTTTATTAACGAACTCACTTGATTTTTTGGAACTCTCGCGTTCACATCGTTACTAGCCATGCTGGTTAACTATCATAAAGAGCGCTAATAAACCTAGCCCTAGGCCTCtcattaaagcctaggctcatttaaccaggggctcctagcttctgattggctgatgagcgtccgacttgtcggtgcaaccgggcactgctgggtagctccgacaccgactttcagatcggtgccgacaccgatttttctgttcacacctaccgacaccgacaccgactcataaaatttgtctgtgcacgacaaaatcggtgacaaaatcggccagtgtaaacgcaccataagcttagcagcaatcgttctgaacactggccattgagactgctcaatgaatgttaatcctgatcatttctctaataatttgaagcaaatagaaatccaaactgctctatcgcatgcatgcaagtggcacaccgtttagtttcataattagctactaaagtagtatatagaagtggtcatcaaagtaccttctacagtatatgtgtgttttgaataacaatacattgtttaagtattatattactaaatgagaaatgacactaacgagcattaatgtccttattgttcacttgtatcttagaaaccatcaattctgttttgacttgcagcacgtaaaccagcttatttaacttttgaatggagctgagcaatgatatgtgattcaccaaagccatagcttatcagatttttataaatgataattcacattatttactatttcagtcagcagaaaacggtaaagtgcagaggaaatagcagaatttgacaagtactggactgaaaaatcaggcaaactgccaacaagatcagtgttggatgctaaacactcaacgctgcctaacagaagtgttacagtgattcgggctcgagtcaacaacttgctaaagaaggctgcgagaaaaaatgccagctgaattttttatgttgttgaaccttcttattatcattgcgttgtatttgtcaataaatgtgctctttttgaagactaaaagagaccaactccgcagtaatgcacttgtatagttattttgtatcaagcagtcttagctattattttatgtacagaaaatgtgcataaaacaatgactatgatagataatacataccgacaatagatattatctgttgtactgcactgtacactatgatgtattattcaagaaacaagctctaagataaattataataattcttttaaagaaaaactaaatataaggaaatatgccgcagcagccagtctactgacaacttactgtcaaaccgacaagcccaaaaaattacttagaacgctgtgcttgactaaaaacaatcagaaattcactacacaatgagaaatatatctttttgggtcattttccaaatttaagtgaatgtgtctgagtagaatgttctatcaatttcttgacagttcagggcattattattactggtaaaatgtgaataatagcactcagtattactattgatcaataaaaccacccaaagtcaagagatctaaagttagaaaaaatttggtattgtgctgggtccagcccgactgatcattgctaacaataaattgcagtaagaaagaagttttgaaaagcgaatgttattgtatttttattggctctctatgtgacattaagtttttccctgggttctacataggcacaatgggcttgtttggaatctacccaatttatggtgctgtggtattgcgcaggttgtgcaacctgacactccatttccgagtggggaaatgtttttacttaacgttctaagagtggcttaagatgaatagaaagacattgctgttattgtatgttagattgagtaaataagtatgttgtgcaagtaattcatattattactgtagataatatgcacagcaagcaaaaatgtgtgtgtttcattttagcaatcacagtaactgagttgcgtccatgcattgttaccaactaattttttttaagtt encodes:
- the LOC137410149 gene encoding putative nuclease HARBI1; its protein translation is MESSDDDEILLMAGSAAAALTVCMMEEEEQNHSDRRKNRTWTGPITSSRQNNGAYYATVPLLIHDDDDNDDDDSGLPSNRVGTFRNYFRMTRKQFDMILKKVEPLIAKENTALRVSISAEQRLMVTLRYLATGTSMTQLHYDWCISVASLSAIIPETCHAIYTSLCADYLRTPTTEQEWIEISRQLEDNWNFPNALGALDGKHIIMTKPWHAGSEYHNYKTQESIILMAMCDANYSFTYVDVGAQGRASDGGVFGRSTLQLGIEGNTLNFPADRCPPNFNQALPHVILADEAFQLQTNLMRPYPKRTLNHERRIFNYRLSRLRRLIENSFGILSNTWRILLRRIDLEPEKTKTLVLACCILHNILRKSRTPPRGAPPQTQNDETQDYGEQLPGLAPIALRPTAAASRVRDEYCHYFNTIGAVSWQERMVPQL
- the LOC137410147 gene encoding uncharacterized protein, with the translated sequence MASNDVNARVPKNQVSSLIKQIDTDLFIEQLESRRFIWNHRLPEAHTKAQESYVSLAQSMNSTVQLMKAKYANIRTYFVKKYKMVQQSSRSGAGAAQVYTPSWPYYERLLFLSSTVDIQETVSSIAPQPEPVVEDNLPDSDDNDDMLSTASTSAPPPSTSVGSVAASTIAGRSGRKRSKPTSATAAVAEQMTSTFREMVEEKKKKATNDYSHFGANVATQINLLPTPFQRSTAMVQIQQLLHNIAFNMADIQRSPYTQPQSQYNPVPTQFNHGPAQSYVTQIQSPLFNPGPAQTTQIQSPLFNPGPAQSPAAQIQSPLFNPGPAQTTQIQSPPFNPGPAQSPAAQIQSPLFNPGPAQTTQIQSPPFNPGPAQSPAAQIQSPLVNPGPAQTTQIQSPPFNHGPAPSPQNQEI